AGCCGGGCCGGGCGGGCTCGCCGTACGCAGTCCCTGCGTAGGTCATTGGAGTTGCCGGCGGCGCGTCATACAGCGGTGCACCCGGCGCTGACGCCAGGCTACTGTCGGTGACAGGCGGCCGGACGGGATACGGAGGCGCGGTTCCTGCGGCAGCTTCCGGTGCCGGGGTGCCGGCCTGCAGGCTGCGGCCCAGCCGGCCGGCGAGCAGGCCGGCGCCGGCGGCGAGGAGCAGGAAGGTGCCGGGGCGCTGGCGGGCGAAGGACTTGACTTCGTCGAGCAGTGATCCCGGGTCCCGGTTCTGCAACCACGTCGCCATCGACTCTGAACGGTCCGCGGCCTGGCGGATGAGGTCGGAGGCAACGCCCTGCTGCTCGGGGGCGTCGGCCATGGTGCGCAGCTGGGAGGAGATCGTGCGGATCCCTTCGGCTGCCTTTTGCTGCTGGGTGCCTGCCTGGTCCGAGAGGCCGGATTTTGCCTGATGCAGCAGATCCTTCGCGCTTGTTTTCGCTTCGGATGCGACGTTCGCGGCCTCGGCCTTGGCCGTTTCCGCCACCCCTTGGGCAGCGCCGGCAGCCTGCCCGGCCACGTTCGACGCTTCTTCCTTCACAGCATCCTTTTTGCTGCTGGCCCCGCCCTGCTCGGTAGATGGTGGGGCTGTTCCCGCGGTGCCGTAAGGGTCAGCGGTGTAGGGGTCAGACGCCTGCGGCCATGGGTTCTCTGTCATCGTTGCGCTCTCTTTCATCAAGGTCAGCTGGCGATCAAGAACTCACAAGAAGCGTAAGCACACTTGCTATTGGACACGCAAGACCCAAACCGCCCCGCATATTCCCCCAGCCAGGGGCGCGCGCCGGGGCTGCCTGAACTGGACGCTGCTTGAGCCAAAAAGTAATAAGTTCGCGGACGCACGGGAACCAACAGGACCCGGACAGCCTCGTCCAACACCGGACTACGCATGGGCAGACGCTTCCTGCGCCGCCCCGGCTATGAAGCCCCTGCTGTTAGGTAAGCCGTTCGATTTCGATGAACATGATCCAGTCCGTGGCCCGGGTTTCGATGGGGTATGCGGTGCCAGCGGGCGGGATCAGGCCGGAGGAGTAGCGCTACGCGCGGCCTCGGACCGGCGGGGCATGGCAGTCGGGGTGTGCTCCGTCCGGGTCTTCCTGGTGTCCCGGTGGCCGTGCCGGGCGGCTGCGCGCCGGCTGGCCGAGCCGCCCTGACGGTTGGAGTGGCAGTCGGGCCGCGGGCGCGGATCGTTGGTGACCCGGGGATGTCCGGGCGGAGATCGGTGAGCCGTTCCGGCGTGTTCGCGGACGGCCGCGATGCCGGCGACGGGGGTGGCTTGGTCGGGGAATGATCTGGAGAGGGCCATTACCGTCCCCGTCCTGGGGGCCTGGAGCCTGAATCGGAAGTGCTGGTTGTCGTCGGTGAAGAGTTCGAATATGCCGGTCATAGTGCCCTGGGCGGACCAGCCGCCAGTTGCCGCTGACACAACAACGCCAAATATCATTGCGTTTCACACCCCGGTTTTTGTAGCGAAACCCAGTGCCGGATTCTATATGCCGGTTCTTCCCGGCCGCGGCGGGTATTGATACATTGAGGCGGATGGGACATCTGTTGGGCTACGCCCGGGTATCAACCGGCAACCAGGACGCGGCCCTGCAGCAGGACGCCTTGAAGGCCGCCGGCCGCTACCGGATCTTTACGTCTTCCGGTTACCTAGAGTCCCGGCCAGAACTGACAAAGGTCCTTGTTCAGCTCCGGCCAGGGGACACTCTGGTCATGTGGAGACTGGACCGGATCGGCCAAGGAGGGGAAGATGGCCGACGGCGACGATGACGCGCTCGAACATGTGACCGAGCAGGCGACGCTGACCCCGCGGTACCTGATTTACATGACCATGGCGGGGGTACTGGCCGGGGTGGGCCTGCTGTCCAACTCCGTGCCCATCCTCGTCGGCTCGATGATCATCGCGCCCGCACTGCCACCCGTCGCGCTCGTCGCATTCGGCGTCGTTCATCGACGAGCGTCTCTGGTCGCACGGGGTGCGGGTGTCGCCGCCCTCGGTCTCGGCGGCGCCGCCGTCGCGGCCGTCTTGGCCGGCCTGCTCATGCAGGTCACCGACGTGATCCCGCCAGGCACCGAACTGCTCTCCAAGCCGATGCTTGAGGAGCGCGTCCGCCCCGGCTGGTGGAGCCTCGCCGCGGCGGTGGCCGGCGGCGTTGTCGGAGTCGTCGCGCTAACCGAGAAGAAGACCGACACGCTGATCGGGACCGTCGCCGCCTTGGCGCTCGTCCCGGCCGGCGCGGCGGCGGGCATCGCCGCACTGGCGGGCGACGGGGACCGGGCACTGGGAGGGTTGCTGCTCCTCGGTATGAACTTCGCGATGATCGTCGCGATGGGGATCCTCGTACTCGCCGTGCTGCGCCGAGAGGCTGCGCCGCTTCCGCTTACGATCTCCGTCGTACTCATCGCGGCCATTGTCGTGCTCATGGTCATCGCGCACACCACGGGCATGACACCAGGACAACCACCCGCGATCCAAAGTTCCTAGTGGGGCGGTAACGTTACCACTCCGGTATGTGCCGGCACCGCATAACCCCTTACGCTTGGAATGCTAAGCATGCTTTCTTGGTCTTCGTGGCCATACGCCTTCGCCGGCGTCGTTGTTACGCCGTACGGAGCGAGTGAACCGGGCGCTGGCTGAGCAGTTCTGACGTACGGATTCTGGGAAAAAAACGCCACGAATCATGGCACGGAAAGAGCCCCTTTTGCAGGTGCTCCCCGGGCTAATTTAAATGGCCGATAATGGATATAACTTCAACCTAAGTTGGTTGATGTTGCATCAGATGCATCATTCCTCACTCTCTTGGGCTTGGCCCGGCGCTTTTGAACTGGGGGCACTTCCAGCTCGGGCACGGCTCGCAGCATGAACCGATCAAAGTGTGGCACCGTGAAGCCCGCGTAGCCGTGGGCGGGTGTATAGAGCAGGCCCATGTTGATGAGTTCGGAGCGTGTAGGGGCCAGCTGGGTTGACTCGCGTCCCATGACGGCGGCGACCTCGGCGGCCTTTTGGGAGTCGGGGCCCAGCTGTGCCATGGCGCGCATGTAGGCGATCTGCAGCTGGGTGGCCCTGTCGAGCCGGACGCGGAAGAACGAGGAATCAAGTTTTGCCTCGTAGGCGTCCTTTGCGTCCTCCACATCTTCCAGGGTGATGAAGTCGCCGTCTGCGACTGCCCACACCTGGTACCCAAGTTCCTGCACAAAGTATGGATAGCCTTCAGTGAGTTCGAAGGCCCGGACCAGTGCATCGTCCTGGAAATGCACGTCTTCGATGCGCGCTGGCTCGGCCAGTGCTTTCTTGGCATCTTGGAAATCCAACGATCCGAGTTTCGGGAACTTGAAGAGCCGCTCGGCGTAGGATTTTGCGTCGCCGGCAAGCTCGGCGATCTGAGGCAACCCGGCACCGACAAACGTTACCGGGAGTTTCCTCTGCACCGATTTGTGGATCGCTTGGATGACGGCTTCGAGTTGTGACTGGCTCAGGAACTGGACCTCGTCGAACAGCAGCACCAAGCCCGTTCCGTGTTCCCTGGCAGCTTCGCCTATCGAAACCAGAACGTCCGTCAGGTCCAGGGTGAGACTGCCGTGATCGGCAAATCCCTCGGCGGCGTCGACATCGAGTGACAGGGTCGGAATACCCGAGGAAGGATCGATGGAAAGACTGAAGGACTGCAGGACCTGGGCAGCCTTCCGCGCTTTGGCTCCCCACTTGGCTCGTGGTGAAATTTGGTAGAGCGCGGCCCGCAGTTGCGAGTAGATAGTCCTGCGGAAGTGGTCATCATCGTGTTTGCTGGCCTCAAGCTCCAGCACCTTCCATCTAAACTCTTCTGCTATCTGGCGGAACTCCCCCAACAAAACGGTTTTGCCCACACCGCGAAGGCCGGTGATGATCATGGATTGATTGGTTCGGCCCTTGTCGAGCCTGCGCAGGAGGACCCGGAAGTCATCAAGGAGATCATCGCGGCCGATGACAATCTCCGGCGTAGCACCCGCGTTCGGCGTGTAGGGGTTGTTCACTGGATCCATGCCACTAACCTTACAAGCTTTACATCGCTTTATTAGATCCTAATAAAGGACCTGTTTTGTAATAAAGTCAGCCGCGGCCAGGCCCGAGGCTTAGTGGTAGACCTTCAGTTCGATCCGTTCGGGGATGTCGCCGACGAACTGTCCTTCGGTATCCCATCAGGGACCACACAACGTTCAGCGCCTGCGCCCGGTCCAGCGGCAAAAGCATTCTGGTCGTTCACGGCTGAACTTTCCTGGTTATAACCCGTGCCATCCTTGGGGTATGGCACGAACCTGGTTGTCGCTGACGGTGGAACTGCTGGGCGGTCGTGGTGAGGAGCTGTGGCCGTGGCCCGGGCGTATCTTTGCGGTTGGACCGTCGCACACCTTCATGGAACTCGCCAATGCCATCAATAATGCCTTTGCCCGATGGGACCGTTCGCACCTGTCAATGTTCACCCTGGCCGACGGCCGGGTAATCACTGATGAAGAGACCGGGGCCGAGATGGCAGCATCGATCGGTGGACCGCTCATCACCCCAATTAACATCGATGTCGCCAAGGTCGTACGGACGCTGGAGCCAGGGACTGAGTTTCAGTTCACGTTCGACCTCGGTGACGCCTGGACCCACCGCTGCATGGTCGGGGAGGTAAAGGTCGACCCGCTGGAGGTATTGGGTATCCGTCCTGATACACCCCTGCCGTACTGGGGCTGGGGCAGCATACCGGACCAGTACGGGCGCCGATGGGCTACGGACGCCGGGGAAAGCCAGGCGCCAGGTAAACCGAGCCGGCCGCACCCCATGCTGCTGCACGAATGGCCCGAACATGTGCAGGTGCCGGGGCTGGACCTGTCCGAGCTGCGTAAAGCTATCGGGGCGGGAGATGCGGCCCGCTTCCTGGCGGCGGTGACGGGACGCGACATCGATGGTGCTCTCCAACAGGTGGGGGCGGGCATCGCGATGGCGCTGGAGCACAGACGCCAGGAAGCCGAGCCGGTGGCTTTGTCGGTCATTAACCGGCTGACGAGGCGCGGCGGCGCTGGTGACCGGGTGCTGGCGGAGGATCTGCTGGCCGGTCTGCGCCGTATGCCGCTGGCAGGCCGAGTGGTGCCAATAGACCTCGACATGCTCAGCACCGTGCTCGAAGGGGACCTTGACTTGTCGACCGGCGGCTACGTGGACCTGCGCACCGGGCAGGTGTACGACGACAGCGCCACTGACCCGATGATCGTTGGGGAGGGCGCTGCAATCGACGTGGATGATGAGCCGGGGCGTTGGCTTCAACTCGACCGCACCGGTTCGCGGAATGCCTGGCAGGACATGGCGGCTTTCGCCGAGCGGCAGCATGATGATGCCCTCCGGGAGCGGCTGGAGCGGGTCATCGAAGGCAAAGGTGCCTTCGGCCGGTTCCGCGACCTCGTCCACGGAGAGAACCTCAGCGAACAATGGTACGCCTTCTCCACCGACCGCCAGATAGGCCGTGCCCGCGAGTTCCTCGCTGACAAAGGCATCCGCGCGGGCTGATGAGCCGGGCTGGTCAGCACCTGCGCCAGACCGTGCCGCCCGCCCGCGTATCCTCAAGCGTGGAGCAGCTGAGTAGGCCGATCGTGAGGTCAAGCACGGTCACAGAGTCGTCCCGGTGCAGGTTCCTGCGCAGTACAGGCTCTGAAGGAAGGAACACGGCGACTGCCTACCGATGAACCGTCACCCCTCCCCAACCCCCAGTACCACCACCACGGCCACGGCGGCCCACGTCACTGTGGTTCCTGAACCGCCGGACCCGCGTGTCCGCTGCAGCAACCCGCCCGACGCCACTAGGGTCTAGGCATGTCGAGAGGACGAATGGAGAGCACGGCAGGGGCTGCTCCCCTGCTGGCGGGGCAAACATCAATCGATGACGTCCTTGAGGAGCGGTATGACCTGACTCCCCAACTCCCTCTCCCTTGGGCCGCACTTGCCGCATCCCAGCGTCTTCACACCACACGAGATTCTGGATGAGCCACGGTCCCTGGGCGGTTAGGAAAGCCTTTCGATTTCGACGAACATGATCCACGCCGTGCCGCGGTTCCCGATCGTCTGTGCCGCTTCTGGGGCTCCGGCATAGCTTTGGCCGATGCTGAGCTCAACAGCGGTCTCAGTGCCGTCTTCAGCCGTCGCCCAAAGGATACCTTCAGTCAGGGGCACGACCACGTACTCGTACTCGTGAACGTGTGCCGGGATCGTGTCACCGGGCTCCAGCGCCCAACGCGTTACCCGGAAGGTGCCGTTATCGATCTGCGTCTCACTGATGCCATGTCGCTCCTGTTGCTCGCTGGGCTACTTTGCGGGTCAGCCGAGCCTAATCCATCCCACGCCAGGAGAGCTGGCCTGATGCGGCTCACCCGGCCCCTGGGCCAAATCTTCCCGGCCCTCAATCCCGGCTTTTCCCAAGCCATAGCTGGGACCGTAGCAGCGTCCCTGTATTCACGGTGGTGCCAACCACGTTCCTGGACGGCCGGGTCCGGTTACATACCCCCATCACCGGACCCGGCTCCCACCGGGACCTCTGCCACCCATTGCACTAAGACCCAGGAAGTAGCGCTGTGGAGGACAAACTGCCAGGAAATGGCTCGAAGACCGCGCCGCGCGGGCAACGCCAAAAAAGGGAGCTACACCAAGCGGGTCGCCGACTTGACCGGCGAGGTGATCGACAATGCCCTTAAAGCCGCCTGCCGCGGGACCAAACCGCTGCCCGTGACCGGACGCCGTAAGGGATGGTCCGCTCAACCAGCAGCAACGTGTTGCGCAAATTGCGCTGGGCCGCTTAAGGCCGTCAGGAACTTGGAACTTGCCTCGCCTTACTGCCGGCTTATTACCCTGCAGGAGGCCGGTGGTCCTCGATCAGACGCAAGGTCATGCGCTTTGCCCGCTCCGCCGACATCTCGTCGCCCTCCAGGATGGACAAAATACAGCCCTTAATGAGGATCATCAGAGACCGGGAGAAACCCTCGGTGTCCTCCAGACCCGCCTCCTCCGCTAAGGAAGTCAGATGAGCCCTGATCCTGTCCAAGCAGCCAATACATGCTTTGCCCAGACGGTGCTCCGGGCCCACCTCGAGAAGGACCTTGACGAAGGCGCAACCTTCAAAGTCGTCCCGCTGGAACCACTCAGCGAAAACATCGAAAATCGCCAGCAACTGCCCTTCAGGCGAACTTGCCCTTTGCGCCGCCCCAGCGGCCACGAGTCCAATTGTCCAGACTTCCTCCCGCCGCTGCAGGAAGGCCAGGACCACGTCGTCCTTGGAAGGAAAATGCCGGTAAAAAGTCGCTTTGGCCACCCCTGACGCAGCGATCAGCTCGTTGACGCCCACGTCCCGAACCCCCCGATGGGCGAAAAGGTCATACGCTGCGTCAAGAACACGCTCCCGCGCCCCCTGCCGGGCGGCAGGGCGCGAAGTTGCAGGAACGTCAGAAGGGCTAACAGCCATCATTTCCCTTGCCACCTCTGTTCATGGAAGACAAGGAGGCGTTGTCTTCTCGTTCATCCTGACAAACATCCGGGAGACCCGGGATGATCTGGACGTCTACGTCAGAGTCGTCGGCCTTCGCTGGCTCTTGCTGGAGCCACTCTTCCGCGTCTTCCAAGCTGAGGCCGTAGCCACTGCCGGCGGTGTTGCTGCCTTGGAAAACCACCGCGCTGGTGTCAGCATCCACAATCTTGAAGGTGCCATAGGTGCGTGAACGAGTATCGCTGGCCCTCGACTTCTCCAATCTGTAGCCCTGCCGCGCAGCATCCCGCCGGGCCTTGTCCTCACGTGCCTTCAAGGACCTATCGCTCTTGTTTTCCATAGATTAAGTGTCCTAGAAAGTGAGAGTTCTATATACAGGATGTCCTGGGGGAGCCCAGAGCAGTGCCAGAAGGTCCTTCCCAGAGGAAACGTCAAAACATTGCGGGGGTGCCTCGTCAGGTTGGGGTGTGCCCTAGCCGGACATCTTCGCGGCCTTGAGCCCTGTTCTCCGGACCTGATGCTCCGGTTCACAAGGGGCCATGAGGGAAGCCCTCGGCCGTATTCCGTGGCCCTCAAGGAAGTCCCGACGGTGTAATGGAACAGCAAGTCCTTGACAACGTGCTGTGAGTTGGCACACTCTGTTGCTTATCGTGATTGCTGTTGCTGAACATGGAACAGGGCACTTGCGTCCCCTACGAGGCAGAAGGTCCCACCATGCAGAAGGCATGCCCGTTCAGTGAACTGGCACCAGGGGAAGCGTCTGAACACGTTTCCCCCCGTCGCCGTCTTCCACACCGAGGAGGGCGAGCTCTTTGCCATTGACGACACGTGCAGTCACCAGGATGCCTCCCTGGCGGCGGCTGGGTCGAAGACTGCTGGGTCGAATGCCCGTTTCACGCCTCATGCTTTTACCTGGGCACCGGGAGCGTCGAGGCGCCACCGGCCAAACTCCCGGTACGTACACGAACTAACAGCGATCGACAGCGACATCATGATCACCGAATCCGACGGGGGTCCCAACCTCCCCCTGGCCTGACAAGGGACGGCCACATCTAATCCACCAACACATCCATCAGAGGAATAGTTCATGGCAATATCCACTGGAGCCGCTCTTCGCGACGGCGCCAATGACCCTTCCGCTCCCGGCAATGACGCCGACGTGGAACAGCTCGAGCAACACGAAGGCGACGAGCGGATCCTGCAAGAATTGCGGGAGAGCGAAACGGACCTTTCGGCCGGAAGGCATCGTCTTGGCCTCTCGCTCGAGGGTCTGGACAAGGTTATTTTCGGAGTGACAGGGGCCTTGGCACTGGCCTTTGTGGTCTGGGGCTTCACCAACTCCGCCTCCCTCGGAGCGACTTCCACCGCTGCGTTGGGATGGGTAATTGAAAACACCGGCTGGATCTTCGTAAGCCTGGCTTCTCTCTTTGTCGTTTTCGTCCTGTGGCTAGCACTGGGGCGGTTTGGCAGTATCCCGCTTGGCAGGGACGGCGAGAAGCCCGAGTTCCGGACCGTGTCCTGGATTGCCATGATGTTCAGCGCGGGCATGGGCATCGGACTGGTGTTCTACGGCGTGGCCGAACCGCTCTACCACTACGTGGCCCCGCCGCCGGGCACCGTGGCGGGCGTGACCCCGGAGGCAATCCAGACTGCTATGGCCACCTCCATTTTCCACTGGAGCGTCCATCCCTGGGCCATGTTCGCGGTTGTTGGCATCGCCATGGCCTACAGCACCTTCCGACTCGGTCGGCGCCAGCTCATTTCCTCGGCATTTGCTTCCCTTTTCGGGAAGCGCGCGGATGGACCCGCGGGCAAGGTCATCAATGGTCTGGCTATCTTCGCCACCCTCTTCGGCACCGCTGCTTCGCTGGGCCTGGGGGCCCTTCAAATTGCCAGCGGATTGCAGTTCAACGGCTGGGTCGGCGAAATT
The window above is part of the Pseudarthrobacter sp. NS4 genome. Proteins encoded here:
- a CDS encoding YegP family protein; the protein is MSAATGGWSAQGTMTGIFELFTDDNQHFRFRLQAPRTGTVMALSRSFPDQATPVAGIAAVREHAGTAHRSPPGHPRVTNDPRPRPDCHSNRQGGSASRRAAARHGHRDTRKTRTEHTPTAMPRRSEAARSATPPA
- a CDS encoding TetR/AcrR family transcriptional regulator; translation: MGVNELIAASGVAKATFYRHFPSKDDVVLAFLQRREEVWTIGLVAAGAAQRASSPEGQLLAIFDVFAEWFQRDDFEGCAFVKVLLEVGPEHRLGKACIGCLDRIRAHLTSLAEEAGLEDTEGFSRSLMILIKGCILSILEGDEMSAERAKRMTLRLIEDHRPPAG
- a CDS encoding DUF389 domain-containing protein, whose amino-acid sequence is MADGDDDALEHVTEQATLTPRYLIYMTMAGVLAGVGLLSNSVPILVGSMIIAPALPPVALVAFGVVHRRASLVARGAGVAALGLGGAAVAAVLAGLLMQVTDVIPPGTELLSKPMLEERVRPGWWSLAAAVAGGVVGVVALTEKKTDTLIGTVAALALVPAGAAAGIAALAGDGDRALGGLLLLGMNFAMIVAMGILVLAVLRREAAPLPLTISVVLIAAIVVLMVIAHTTGMTPGQPPAIQSS
- a CDS encoding ATP-binding protein — translated: MDPVNNPYTPNAGATPEIVIGRDDLLDDFRVLLRRLDKGRTNQSMIITGLRGVGKTVLLGEFRQIAEEFRWKVLELEASKHDDDHFRRTIYSQLRAALYQISPRAKWGAKARKAAQVLQSFSLSIDPSSGIPTLSLDVDAAEGFADHGSLTLDLTDVLVSIGEAAREHGTGLVLLFDEVQFLSQSQLEAVIQAIHKSVQRKLPVTFVGAGLPQIAELAGDAKSYAERLFKFPKLGSLDFQDAKKALAEPARIEDVHFQDDALVRAFELTEGYPYFVQELGYQVWAVADGDFITLEDVEDAKDAYEAKLDSSFFRVRLDRATQLQIAYMRAMAQLGPDSQKAAEVAAVMGRESTQLAPTRSELINMGLLYTPAHGYAGFTVPHFDRFMLRAVPELEVPPVQKRRAKPKRVRNDASDATSTNLG
- a CDS encoding plasmid pRiA4b ORF-3 family protein codes for the protein MARTWLSLTVELLGGRGEELWPWPGRIFAVGPSHTFMELANAINNAFARWDRSHLSMFTLADGRVITDEETGAEMAASIGGPLITPINIDVAKVVRTLEPGTEFQFTFDLGDAWTHRCMVGEVKVDPLEVLGIRPDTPLPYWGWGSIPDQYGRRWATDAGESQAPGKPSRPHPMLLHEWPEHVQVPGLDLSELRKAIGAGDAARFLAAVTGRDIDGALQQVGAGIAMALEHRRQEAEPVALSVINRLTRRGGAGDRVLAEDLLAGLRRMPLAGRVVPIDLDMLSTVLEGDLDLSTGGYVDLRTGQVYDDSATDPMIVGEGAAIDVDDEPGRWLQLDRTGSRNAWQDMAAFAERQHDDALRERLERVIEGKGAFGRFRDLVHGENLSEQWYAFSTDRQIGRAREFLADKGIRAG
- a CDS encoding recombinase family protein yields the protein MGHLLGYARVSTGNQDAALQQDALKAAGRYRIFTSSGYLESRPELTKVLVQLRPGDTLVMWRLDRIGQGGEDGRRRR